The following nucleotide sequence is from Columba livia isolate bColLiv1 breed racing homer chromosome 13, bColLiv1.pat.W.v2, whole genome shotgun sequence.
TGCCTTATAAAAATCAGGTGATCTcatttttgttctgtgcttGAATTAGATGTTGCTATGCAGAGGGAAACTTCTGAGAATTGTTTCTACATGTGCATATAGGGTTAAACACACTGCCTGCATTGTCTTGAGGCCAAAGCtgacatataaaaaaaaacctttaatttctctttgcttttaaacATCTGTGAGCTCCACTATCAAAAGCACAGTTAAAGCACAATTTTAAATGTTGAATTGGCAGAGTTGTAAACCTTTACAACGGAGTTATCATATGGAAATCCTTTGCTAATATTCTGTTAacactttacatttttttaaaagtccatGGCATTTATAGAAAAACAGTATCAACTTAAATCGCTAAATAGTGATTGGGAAGGAGATTCTATAAAaataggtttttcttttctcttgggaAAACAGTCCTTTGATATAAGTTTCTTGCTGATATTAGATACTTGCTATTGAAATCCTTCATTCACAGCAGTATATCTCAGCACAGATTAGCTGGAATATATTAGTTATTCTTCATTTGTAAAATGtgttctttgccatttttctcGTTGCAGGCCTATCTGCGGGAGCCAATACCAGAGCAAATGACTGTTCGGTTATACAGTGGAATGAAAAGTATTGACCTGACTGGGAAATCATCCGGGCTGAGTGAATGCATTGCTAAGGAGCAGTTTGTAATTTTTATGTCAAACCTCTTAAAAGGGAATGCAGATGAAAAGATTACCATAATAATGAGAATGATCTCCAAGACACAAGGGCCTGtaaaggggaaacaaatccaAGAGGTAAACAGGCAGTTAAAAGTGTGTTGGGAGGACAGTGAGAGAACAGAGCTGGGTAATTTTTAGAGTGCAAGATTCAGCACAGGGATTcctgaattttgtatttttaaaatctcttttacCACTAAATTCTGATCTGGGACAAATAGTGTAGGCAAACCAGGCTATATTTCAGCTGCGGGCTTTTCCCTGCTGACTCACCCGCTTTGAGAATCAGGATCTGGATTTTGTGGAGGGCACTGACTGGTTTTTGTCTGGTGGTTCACAGGGTCACTGAAGGGTGCAGAGCCTGGTTATATTTAAGAGTCAGCAATGGCTTTGGTGTGGCTGGTGCTTCTGGGAAGCGAGCAAGATGCTTTCTAGAGCTTTAGCTGGAACAGAGATGTGTGAATCAAATATGTAGCTTGCAAGGTGGAAGAGTAGGTTCTCACAAAACAGTAATTTCCTGGCAGCTCCCGCCACTGCAAAATTTGGATCTCCCCTCCCTCTTTGATGCCACACTTTATGGAGATGCTTTCTGAAGTAACATGTGCAAAATATCTTGAAAAAGGATACCTTTCAAGACTTGTGATACTGAAAGAGCGTTTCTGTTACTTCTGACTCATCATGAGAAAATATGCTTCTGCCATTGGAATTAGTACAGCATCAGTACTACTcaactttattttcagaaaatcctTTGAAGCTCTTAGcaattttatttaagaaatgcCAAAATGATGTTTTAACCTTTTCAGTTCACAGAGGATCTGATCATGTCTGTCGTCCATGTACTGAACTACAGGAAGGAGCTGAAAGGTTGGAATTTGGAGAACACCAGGGATTCTGCAAGTGGCGTAAAGGCTCTGGCTTCTCAGCTGCTTTCAGAACTGAAGCTTGCAGGTAAGCAGCACTGATGTCGTGTATCCCAGAACAGCAGAGAGCTCATGATCTCACAAGAATTTTGCTCTTCAGGTCACATCTTTGAAATTAGATGGTGAGACCAGTATTTCAAACCTAGTGCTTTGCAAATGACTGGggaattctatttattttacctTACCAAATTTCTCCTCTAAATTCAGGAGAGCTTTGGTTTGAAGTTGCAGTTTAAGCTGACAtgcaaaactatttttcatAGAACACGCCTATTTTACAAATACCTGGTTTGCAAATGACAGGCATTTAGATGCATGTGCATGTATTTATGACTGCATATCCTTTTACAAAGCGTTGGTTTATCTTTGCACTGTTGTAATAATAGATGTTACTGTCCTGGAAAGAACATGTTGTAAGTTATAACTAGGAGTTCATGTTCCTTAATTGTGacagcccaaaccattctatgattctaagatctGCTTAATACGGCTGACACTTTACTGTCACTGGCTCCTTTCATACGCGGTTTCACATCCATTGAAACAACGGAATATTGTGTTTACACCTAAAAGTCAACTGATTATTTTCCAGACTGGGAAAATTAATTACTGTTCCTGTGTATCTTATTATTTAGATGGGACAAAACCTGCGGGTCCTCAGCTGATGGAGACACATTTTGATCAAAATGCCATTGAGGATTGGGTGTACCGAGTTCCACAGATCTCAGTTTTCCTCAGCGTTGTTATCAGGCAAGGCTTCCATGTTCTGCATTCTCTCCCAGATCAAACCAAAGACATTCTCAACCTGCTTCCAGTCTGCAAAGGCATCAAGAGAAGAGGACTTGTCAGTCTGTTTGACATCCCATCCATCATATACATCAACTCCCATCTGCCTGCAGAGCTACAGCACAAGtggcagcttttattttcttcaaagctcCATGGAGAAAGCTTTTCACAGTTATGTGCGCATATAGTGAACAAAGGTCCTTGCATAGTGATCTTAAAAGACGTGGATGGTTATATCTTTGGTGGGTTTGCATCTCACTCCTGGGAGGTGAAGCCACAGTTTCAAGGTAAAActcacttctctttttctagTATCTCATGGATCTGATAAACATTATTTATTCTGTCCACTTAATGGATACTGTCATTTTATGTTCATGACACACAGTATTTCTTATACTTccaagtgtattttcctgttgcaaaaataacactaatttttgaaaaatagaCATGCCaagttatttctgctttgtaacCAGTGGGGCATATTACTGATTAAGGTTTATACTTTGTTTGTTATTGGATAAGACTTTTAAAATTGCTGGACTTACTTATCATGGAACAAGTTTTCAGTGAAATCTTATAAACCCCTGTAGCTGCATAGgttgaaaattaaatgaaaatgaaggaaatgcaGCATAGATGATGAATTAGAGTTTAAATTGATGTCCAGCAGATGGCAATCTTCCATCTCAGAACAGCTGAGCCAAGCACCAGGTTAAGCCTCTTGCCATTTTTACactggctttgtttcccttttaaaatCCAGCAGTATCTTTGGACAAGATAAATTTTTTGTTGCCTTGAAGCATCTGGGGAgaagaggtgtttttttttgtaactctTCAGAAAGAACTTTTGTGAtggctttctgaaaaaaaaatatggactCTGGATGATCTGTGCTCCTGGGAATCCTCACTTTTACTACAGTAAAAATTCAGTTCCTATACTTAATTAGTACCTGATATTAGCACTCAAGTTAGTTAATATAATATTAGGTTATACTGATTACACAACACTTGCCTTGTATTTTCCCCTGCTAGAATAACACATGTAGTGTACTGGCCAATCACACCATGGGTCTCTCTAAATACCAAACTTGGCATAATGAAAATTGTGCTCTAAATAATCTAAACTGATCCATATGCCAATATAGTCAGAACTAAGGGTGTCAGTTTGTACGGGTGTAGCAGTTGGCTGGTTTTAGATGATACAACACAAGTCTGTGATGGGTGAACCCTTACACAGTATTATAATGTACTAGTCATGCCTATGACTCTGCCCCTGGTCACAGCCATAGAATCACATTGATTTCTGTGACCTTGCACAGAGTTAACTGAGAATAAACAATAGGTCTAGATCGTGATGAGAGATAGGTATTGGCTTTCTGAGATTGCAGCTGCTGTCTTTGATTTATCCGGCTGCacttcttcaatatttttttcctatcctATTTGTAGGCAAGTTATTGCTTGGCTGGTTGTCTGACCTCAGATACTTTTCTGTTTACAGGTGACAACAGgtgctttctgttttccattttcccctctgttgctgtatacacatacacaggGTATAATGACCACTACATGTATTTGAACCATCACCAACAAACAATGCCAAATGGACTTGTAAGTATTAAGAAATGGCAATATGGAAATGGAATTCATGGCTGGTGTTtggaagtgttttgttttatttgcttcaaTTACTGTGAGCAGATTTATTCCACTTATTATTCTCTGAGGAAGTTTTTATCTGTTCTCTGCGCTATTTGTGCCACACTTTTAgtaggaggattttttttctgttttttgcgTTAAAGCATCAGTGTAAAGTGTGAACTACGGGTAATCACGGATAAGCACTTACAACCCTGATTAGACTCTATACTTTTCTTTACAGTTGATATGTATAGTGAAGTACTGAATCAACTAACATTGAGTTTATTTGTGTCTGACCCTAGCAGGTGGGTTTTATGTAGATTAGATTTACGGAGGTTCAGGGGAGAAAAGTTTTTGCCAAGTCTGGTTATCACAGATGCCCTTGTGGCCGTTGTCTCTATTGTCTGAAAAACTGACTGCAGGTATCCACATCACTGAAGCAGCACAAGCTGGTTGATCTGTGTAATTAAAGATCCTTCCACTGGCTATTCTCACTGCTACACtaactgctttttaaattatggaAGGCTGAGAAAGCCCGACAGAATTAAAGAATTGCATGTACGTGGCTGCTGCTGTGTAATGACAATGGCCAAAGCTCCTTTTATTCAAGCCCACAAATGAGCTCTCCAGATGCAGAGGTGTTTCCACAGAGCTACAACACGTTGCCTGTTTTGTAAAGTGCTGTACAGTTTTGTGGCATTATATGCCCATAACTTTGAGAATTGCAGCAGTCTGGAGTAAATTTGCTCTAAAGAAAGCAAATAGCattatattatttctttctgtaggtacttttaaatggaaaagagGCAGCTAAACTGAGCACTTTCACCCTGTTTAAAATGGAATGATTAGTCAATAAACAAAAGCCAGTGAGCTAAATTTCTGTCTGAATTACTTGCAGATACTGGTATTCTGTAAAGCACAGAGGGAAGGCAGTATCACTCAGGTAAATTCTTGTCTTCAGGAATCCTGGATTTTGGTACGGAAGCCCAGGTTCACTCAGCAGACCCCTTTCCAGCTACCCATAGAAGTGTGGCATGGATATTGAAAATAGTGATTTATACTCTAGGTTTCAGAACTTGCTCAGTCTGGTTTGTGTGTGCTGCAAGTGTTTAGTGTGTGGCTTTTGTTCtcaggggatggggggacaaCACGGTTACTTCGGACTCTGGATAGACAGTGACTACGGGAAGGGACACAGCAAAGCCAAACCTCGATGTACCACCTACAACAGCCCCCAGCTGGCAGCCAAAGAGGATTTTACACTGGATGCCATGGAAGTTTGGGCAGTGGGAGACGTCCCTGAAAGTGCAGGGGTAGGTGAACAAACCTGAAACCTGTGAAATTGTGTCCTGATTGGAACGGGAAATGCAAACGCAAAACTTGCAGTGGCAGCTTTCTGATTAAATGTTATCTCTCCATTGGaatgaatgttttctttaactGGCCCTGTGATGCCATATATTTTGTAGCAAGTAAATGGCAAAACTGGTGGAATTATTGAGGCtgtcaaaaagaaataacatcagGAACTGTGAAATGGTACAGTCATAAGAGCCGTACTTTGTTCTGAATTTCAAAAGGCTTTTCTGATATTGAGGAATGGTCTCCACAAGGAACCTCCTTGGAGGGGTTCATTAAAACCCAGTATTTGTAAAACAGAATGCAAGCACTGGAAGCTCAAAAGTAAATACGTAGTTCTCTGTAGTTCAGGAAAGTATTTATCAGTAACTTTGAATTTACTATAGTTTTACAGTAAATTTATGTCAATAGATCTATGCTAGTCTTTGTGCACCTGGTTTATTTCTGGGAATAAGTAGGAGACCTCTTTCCAGTGTCCTTTGTCCCTGTAATTTATTATCTTATTAAACTATCTGGCCTGCCTGTTTTAGTGGTGGTTTGTGggttggcttgtttgtttttaatttatttcttttcatactAAATTCATGTGCTCTGTCTATTCAGAGGACACATAGCTCCAAATAGAAACAGAACAAATTGTTTACAAACAATGTTGAATTGTACTCAAATCGcttctttataaaaaaattCACATCTGCACTTGAAGCTGAGGTCAAGTTAACCAGGATGTTCTGACTGGTTTGTAACCTGAATGTGCTTGAAATAGTTCACTGTCATCTTAGGAAAATTTTGTGACTATTTTGGGTAGCTGCAATGAAAGTTGTTTGATGTATCGCAGTGAATCTTAAATGCTTTACTTGGAAAGTGCATATGTGTCATTGTGACGACCTTGCAAACCAGGTTACTTGTGGACTTTTGAATCTGTCTCTGTCTTTTAGCCTGATATTGATTCATTcataatgacattttaaattgactatactttcttctgttttgaagaCAAAAGGTAAGAAGACTATCCTGGATGCAGATCCTGAGGCTCAGGCCTTATTAGAAATGACTGGAAGAAGTCGTCACAGCGAAGGTCTGCGAGAACCTATTGGagaggatgatgatgatgacaactgaaagaaaactgaaagaatcACAGTAAcatgaaaaccttttttttttttttcaatcctgGGTGTTAATGTTCCTTGGACAGGatatttttccctcattttttaaTCCTTACATTTACCCATTTATCTTGGATGAAGCTCAAGCCTTGTACTTATGTAATATTTAGGTACAATACAATATCCTGCCTGGAAGGTTTCGTTTGGGGAGAACTGAAAAATTAACTTAGTACCTAATCATTAGACATCTCTAAGTTCTAGCTGAATATGAATTTGCTAGCATTCCTGATAGATCTGCATACAGAATTAAAACCAGATGATGTAGCTTTTGACAGTACGGCTTACTGACTTGGAgaatttatatgtatttatctAAAGCCTGTTCAAGAAACTGATTAAGGTTCTTATACCTCAACTGTACATATTTATTTGCATGCAATGAAATTAGTCAGTGAAGCTTGCAAATTgtaatgttttacattgctAAACATAGAATACTCCATGTGTTTCCGTATGAAGGATGCTATTAATTTGCATTGCTCCAGTTGAAGCATTAAATGTCTTGTTTTCTAAGTCAGATTTTCAGCATGTTACTCTATATGGACTGTGAAATGTACGAAACACTAAGTAGACAGTTTTATAGTGTCACACTACACCTTAgtgcatttcatttaaaatattcctgCAGAAATTTGCCTATTGCTTAGAAGAACAGAGCCACTGGGAGTCATTCAGATGTATTTATCCTAAGAATAGGCCATAACCTCCAGCAGAAGTTCTTTAGGGAATGTAACTTCTTCAGTAGTCTCACTAGAGACTGGAGTAAAAGATCAAGCTGTAAAAAAGGGTTAAGTAAGAAGCATCCACAGTTAATTTGGAACAGTATCTGCAGGCatcttgtaaaaaaaaagatcattgTGTTATGTCTGTAACA
It contains:
- the MEAK7 gene encoding MTOR-associated protein MEAK7, whose amino-acid sequence is MGNAESNAYQNHLSRFLPEEQSDIDGLFDTLSGLSGSAGAKNGKATKKTVTLAALQAYLREPIPEQMTVRLYSGMKSIDLTGKSSGLSECIAKEQFVIFMSNLLKGNADEKITIIMRMISKTQGPVKGKQIQEFTEDLIMSVVHVLNYRKELKGWNLENTRDSASGVKALASQLLSELKLADGTKPAGPQLMETHFDQNAIEDWVYRVPQISVFLSVVIRQGFHVLHSLPDQTKDILNLLPVCKGIKRRGLVSLFDIPSIIYINSHLPAELQHKWQLLFSSKLHGESFSQLCAHIVNKGPCIVILKDVDGYIFGGFASHSWEVKPQFQGDNRCFLFSIFPSVAVYTYTGYNDHYMYLNHHQQTMPNGLGMGGQHGYFGLWIDSDYGKGHSKAKPRCTTYNSPQLAAKEDFTLDAMEVWAVGDVPESAGTKGKKTILDADPEAQALLEMTGRSRHSEGLREPIGEDDDDDN